Within Aricia agestis chromosome Z, ilAriAges1.1, whole genome shotgun sequence, the genomic segment GCATATCCGAGAAATCATGATAgcaatttttaacccccgacaaaaaagaggggtgttataaatttgacgtgtctgtccgtctgtttgtctgtctgtgtgtgtatctgtccgtggcatcgtagctgatctatttttttttgtttgaaagctgacatgatcgagagtgttcttagatataattcatcatcatcagcctctcagtgctggacaatcagggtttatctggttcatgaaaggccgttagcaacttgtagtcatttgatgggttttatatttcattctagttcgtgacatttgtgaatatacaatatacgtatacacatattaatggaaatttgacctggtgctgcagcatcacctggtaatcaataggatatccaactcctcgccaacttagagcagaggtttcgtgtttgggctcattttgattgcgacaaccagtaagaagtagatagacagtaaatatttacatgctgctgctgcagcatcacctggattctaggaaccgagcttcgtatgaacccaaagtggaggtttcatgtttgggctcatattaacggcctcatcaaATAGGactaatcatattctcatggtaatcatgagaatatgattatgatgataggaattattctgcactataaccaatacaagtttaaaaagtatgaaataaaattaaattaacaaatttaaaacaaccccccgccaaacaactttaaaaagtaatgaaataatatttactgcctttaagttcaaataatttcttgtTGTAGTTCAGAAATACatcgacggtggaaaggcaaaagttaccaagcgacactaggggtcaaaatgagttatttatatattcggAATCAGCGAATTTTTCTCTATCGATTGGTCTTAGTCCCATGTCTCTACGAGCACTTTTGATGTCGCTTAGGAACTCCGTGGAAACgggtatttttcttattttcggcGACCAAGCGACAACTTTTTGACACATTTTAAAAAAGTAGGCATTTGGTAATATCtacatgtttctttttttacttgGTAATTTTTGGCtttacacgtttttaattcaaaCTACAGTTAGTAATTTGTGCCTTTCCACTCAATAAGGTATTTGGGAAGTTTTgcctaaaatacatttatttatatatggTATTTCGGACTCGTTTTGAAACCCTTGAGACATTTTTTCTGTCGTTAAATATAACAAACCATAAAAAAATTCGATATAGTAAATTTTACTCGCCGAAACTAAGGTGGCGCTTGGTAACCTTTTACCTGCCGTTTTATCTATACATTTTGTTACTTGGATAACAACTGCTGaaataatcatttaattttaaatgtggtTAGCCCAAACAAACACTTGACGCACTGTCGCTTGTCCCCGCTGTAAatcatacctaatattatggTGGATAGTAACGGTTTTTTCGATCAGTCGTAGTTCCACTGTCGCTTAGGAAACCAGCGTGCGCGCTCTCGCACATTTCCTTACTACTGTTTTGTGTGATACGACACTTGGTATCtattaaaatcattattttcaAGCTAATTTGTTTTTTGAGTTTTCTGTTTTGAATATAAGAACTTACCGCATCGGTAAGttcttatattaattttataataaactcataccaaatattataagtactgaTTCCATAGCAAAagttgattataaaataaaagaatttatGAAGAGAACCGTATTTTTAtgttgaaccgacttccaaaaaaagaggAGGGTTCTCAATTCGATAGTATGTTCTTTATTTAGTTATATTTGTTCGCGGATAACTCCACTGTTTGTAGaccaatttttaaaattcttctgttgttgtataggatatagttgaaatttggtacaacGTTCACAAAAGTTGTGATGTGATTATCACAACTTTTGATGACGATCCACGAGGAATCGAGgcaactccttaaaatttgtaaggaaacatgtacactgtacaggggTATTACTGTAGTGATTTTgactttttctgaaggatttcaaacatatattatgtactatcaaaaAGTAACATTCTGCAAAAATGTATAccttggttccgaaggtgctgtacactACAGAACTTTTCAATCCTCATAGATAGATGTTGAGGGATTTCAGCATTTAAACAAcaaaaagcataataatatgacaatatatcaatttcatcacttatcatcatcatcaccataaagtaattattttatggtgatgatgatgccACGCACTGTcaattatgaccttattattcaTACTTCTCATGGGCACTGGACTCTAATGTATTTTTCCACTTtagaacttcatatttcacaaatgaaccccgaaatcggaaaatgattttTGAAATGAAAGTGTTTTGGGATGgacacgaaaaaaaaaacagccaagtgcgtgtcgggccacgcgtaaTATAGAGTTCCATAGTACtgctagtttttgataagttttgtatAGTTATtgaatgtatatttataacgtattttacattactaacaatcatctcagttacgttcaaaggaatttgaacgaaaatttcctttgtacttctacgaatacaatttttttagttgatcaaatattactcaataactcatGAATAGTCTTagacgtgatagttttccttttaaattcagcatatttcttaCCTCCGTgaaatttttcacatttccagaagcaaccgtttagctggtagcaCTATCCATCACATTAATGAATGTATTTCTGACTGCTTCATAACCAAACTATAGGCAGGCTTTTACATACTTTAAAACCTATCTATATTTCAATTTAAAGCTTATTAGCTAGAATATAAGAACTTTTCCTTTTGTATGTTTATTAACTacagttgtaataaaaaaaaacctacacTATAGAATCAGATGAAAATCCTTTACCACATAATAGCAAAGTATTTtgttaaagaataaaataaatattgttattgtttaccCAAGTAAACAAGCAAGatgtattgtataaaatataaatcatagGACAATCCATAGGGAAAACTGTTTTGATGATAAACAGGAAAATACCTGGGAAATAACAGAGTCCTTAACAATAGACAATGTTATATGTATACATAAGTAATTATTGAACTGTATTTTCCTTGAGGTTTTTAACAccacttaatttaataaattactgTCCTAATATACTTAGACCCAAcactattatacatattataatgatttttatacCTTTATAGAATTCCCTTTTTTGGTAGAATtgatttttataacataaattattaccAGAACGtccttgaaaaaaaaaaaccaaaacaaCTACAAgttgttattaattaaaacttgTAAGTGTTTTAAGTTCCTTACGTTTTAAGGAATTAAGGGCAGCAGCTCTCATGCAACTTCTTAAATAAGCTTATTGTTTAGTAGCCCTTAATTtctaaaaaaggtaaaaaaaacttACGCAAATATTAAATCTCCTTTCTTGGCATAAGCTGGTATAGCACTGGCAACAGTAGAGAACCCGTATGAGTAGACACAGGTCTCTTCTACCTGAAGGAATTTCGCCAATCTCTCTTCTAACTCCAGATGAACATCAATAGTGCCATAAAACCCTCTTGGTCCACAAGAACCCACTCCATACTTTTCCAAAGAAGCCAGGGCGCTCTCCATTATCGACTTCTCCTTGTCGAAGCAAAGGAAACTCGTCGCACCCACATTGAGAGCATTTTCATCAATTTTTCCCATCTCTAGGGGTTCTATAAGGTCATCACaatcttcatacaaaggtaGTGGCTTCCATTCTGATAGCTTTTTCTGCGTCAATATACGGCCCGGcttcttctttttattcaacCACAAGAAATATATGCTTCCGACGACTATTTGCCCAACTATAAGTAAAGTCCACCAGCTTGcctaaaattgattttttaagGATAAAATGATATATTTGAGTAATTTATCCTATACAGAAAAGTCGTATTACTCACCGCATCGAACATATCCATTAGtatcattttcctgaacgtttAAAAGGCCAAACTGCTTGAAGATAGTTTGTGGAATACCTCCAATGTGAGAGCAATACAGTCGGtcacaaatatatactagtaatctgtggtcggTCACATAAACTTTTGTttgaatcataaaatattatgtactacttTGATTTAACTAAACTGAGGTGAGAATAAGcctgtaacaattattatttattaagttgcGAGGAAGAGgctttaaaattttactaaaaaatgaTGCCgattcttcttttaaaaatggccgactCGGTgtgttgccaatgtcagagtggctcgaAAGACTTGCCGAATCGAATGCCGAATTGACAAAATAAGACCAAATCTGTGAATTCCGACTGATGACAATCCGTTATTCGACTGTCAATGTCAGAAGcatatggttttttttaatagcatGCACTTAGTACATTGCCAATGACGAACGggaaaaacaatttaaaaattacgAAAAACGAGGAATTTGGAAAAAGGAATTCAGGACAGGATCAGGAAAActacatccaattaaattatgaaagtactaaatacaatgagtttctaaaatactagagtagcaatgtcttacaaaagattctcagaaatgcgtaaccacttttttgttcaaaagacaatgtcaagtcatatattcgttatgtcattaatcattatgtatgtgagacatgcctgcaggcatcttcgaagtggcaacgcgttgctaccgtaaacttccaatctagttacgttagtaacatagaatatcattgactaaatatgtaaaaaattggacacccagacacttataattatgaattataatgatttttgaACTAATctattgtattaaagaatattgttttcccgccataatattatactcgacactggccatggttatagccgaagtgccattataagacaaaaaaaaaaaacagtgtcatgactcatgtcatcactcatcagtcatgTTGACAATAACAAGTGACgtttaaacaattaaaatataatcctaATCTGTGATTACGTCCCAAAACcgtaaacttaaaaatactgataaaattaaatgttttaattcATATAACTAACAACTAGCTAAATGCTAATTTACATGGCTCCACGAAGTGTTAATAATATTCTAATTCgtacgaaataaaatataaaacctacGCTAAGCAGTTTCTAAGTCCGCGTAATTGCAATGTACCTAAATTTTTTAATGCTGAAGGTGTAATTAACGTATATTAAAACCAGAAAGCAACAAAAACTTCACAATGAACTTCGGCGGTACACTGAGGATAAACAAATTCGCCTGCTTTACGTTAGGTTTTATAATGTTTCTCATAATATATTGGCGATCGGGGGGCTCATCATTTCCATCCGACAAATCGGATCTTGTTAACATAAAGTCGTTACTCAAAGCTGCAATATACGTAGCGGAGCAGGGGGGTCACAAAGTAGTGGGAAACACTGAAAATCTCAACGTACAGAGTAAAGGAAAAACGGAGGAAGGCGCGAACAACCCCGTCACTGATGCAGACTACGCGTCCCACTGTGTCATGTATTATAGCCTTAAGAATACATTtcccaaaataaatattatatctgaAGAGCACACTACTGATAGTACTTGCACCCAGCAAAAGCCTATTGATGTGGATGCCCTTCAGACTGATGATGGAACTATTGACTATCTCAATGATGAGCATGTGTATGCAAAAGATGTGACAATATGGATAGATCCTTTGGATGCCACTCAAGAGTATACTGGTAACAAAATTAGCAAAAAGAATTCAAAGTTTGTGACAAGATTTATACGGCTTTCCTACTTTGTATGATTGTGTACCGTGCTAACCTTTTTAAAAATAGGTTCAGTAGTGTTTAATGTAAACAAGACAATTTgataatttaatagtaaaaaaaaatatcattatattttcattCAATCTGCATATTTAAATAGCCCGAGCACATAATGTTCTTTGTTAAGTTAAATGTttcaaattatttgtattttacagaacattttaacacctccattgtgGGTGTCGCAGACAATAGATTatcaattgttatgtggcagcTGGCTTTTTTTTACTCACTATTGAACGATTGATGGGTCAATTAGTAAATCATAAAAGGCGAAAATAACCCAGTACAGTATTGTAACAAgtctaaaatacaattttatttcagaaaaattatACAAGTATGTGACAACCATGGTGTGTGTTGCCATCAACAGTGTTCCTATTGTAGGAGTGATACATTACCCTTTCACCCCACGCACTTACTGGGGCTGGGCCACCAAAGCCACGTCTAACAACATTCCGAAGGCTGTACAACATGTAAGTATTGTTTAGCTACACCAAGTTGTTGCTCCAAATGTAATGTTATTGATCTGTTGAATTGCAACAAAACTTATGTGGCTTCTATCGTTTATCTTTCGTTATctactttatttaaattaatcttgatctaaattctaaatgtAAATCAAGCCTAGTATAATGCCTCCAATTGaagttttacttttaatacAAGCAGAAAGCATATTGATTTGACTGAGTTAAGaaagttttgtttaaattaagttgaAACAGTGTTGACAGCTATAAATGATAAAGAAAATTGTTTCTAAACTCTCAAGGCTTTGTCATGAACTTggttaaaataatgtattatttttgtctttcagaGAGTAGACAACAAAGATCATCCCAGAGTTGTTATATCCCGATCCCACGCTGGCAAAGTGTCAGATATTGCAAAAGAAGCCTTTGGTCCAAAGACCAATGTGTCTCAAGCAGCCGGAGCTGGGTACAAAGTTATGAGTGTCATCAATGGAGAATTTGACGTATACTTCCACTCTACGGCCATCAAGAAATGGGACTTGTGTGCCGGGAATGCAATCATCAATGCCGTAGATGGCAAAATGACGACTGCAAAAGGGGAAAGTATAAATTACTCTCCGGGTACTAATGTAAAAGTGTCAGATGGACTCTTGGTAGCGAGGTACGACCATGACTATTACTTGAGTAAGATGCCAAAGATGTTGTCATCTGtgccaaaataataataattgacttgTGGTTTCTTTGTAAAAGTCATAATTCTTGCCATGTGATGAAATCCAGTGTCTAAATTTAGATCCACAGGTAACGGTCCTGTTGCAGCTATCACCCTGAAAATTTTGAGACATTATTTACTGGATTGCATTTCGGTGTTGGTGCTTTTTATTGGGTTGGtttgatttttatattatttatttataagttatttaaaataagtttgaTAGTCAATATCGGATTTGATAAGAAGTTAATTACTTGCAGAGGGTCACATCCTAACAACATTTAACTTTGAAAATAAGGTTtgtcttcattattttttttagagttTAAGTATGATTTCATATTTCTTTAAGAGGAGTAGAACTAGTGTTAAGATAGCAAAGTCAATTAATTCTCTAAGTAGGCATTCTATTACTTGATTAAGTTTCAGCAGCAGTGGTCCATACTCTCTTTAAAAGTTCTAAAAACTCTAGCAACCATTAAGCAATTAGTTGAACTGCTCATATTTTATTCTTCTAAATTGGAAGTAATAAGCAATAAATGAACtgttaaaagtatattatgtttaattacaTTTCATATTAATTGATGATCTCAATGACAAGGAATTTTGATATGGGATGTAATAAATTGAGTAGCAGGcatagtaaatataatatgatacatgATTTTGATTAGTTTTaccacaaattattattatttattagggaGGGTCTccctaataattatattctgctacatgtaaactacaaaatatggtaataataaataattattattactatattctgtatttttttaatatagagtaaatactgtttaataaattatattcaagaACATACAGCACTTTTTTTCACATAGCTTTGGACAATTAAGACATAGTTAGCACTTAGCAacattctattaaatataatattatgttggagATGTATGTTGTAGATTGTAGTTGCTAGTTCCAAACagtacttatttcatttttcaatGACAAGGTGTATTGTGTATCTATTGTATAATTTGGTACCTATAAAATTGAcaagtacaatattatgtataattgttTTGATTTGGATGATTATTAGCTTTTTCTAATTATGGAgatgtataaataatttatttattgtaaatacattgttatataaatagaaataaaatttataaactctattatgtttttacttttgtttcaattttcaaCAGCCAAGGCCAAATTGGCCATAAACTTCTTATATTAaagtagttttttattattatttatcaattatAATTTCAGAAAATCTCTGATCTACTGCATTCAAATTCTGTGAAACAAATTGCCAATTGTACAAGTTATCCCATCAATcctcaagcggcagccggctgccgcataacaattgaaaatctattgtctgtGATACCTATGATGGAGGTACTACACTATTTGATAaacattcaataaaaaaattatttctgttGAACCTTTTTATTACCATCATACaacaatatattaattttcCATAGGTTTTACATATGCTGACGTTAGCTATTTATGATTCGTGAGATCAATACTGTATtcaaaactaacaaacaaataatttgTAGCACTTCCCCTTATAACCTCTCTTTATGTTGGCCAATGATGGATAACCATAATAATTGGGATAGCTGTTTAAAGTATGGCTGGACGTCGTCACAGGCAATCAATATTCCTCTACACCAGGGTTCGGCAAGTAATTTTAAGTGGGGTCCGGATGCTGTGGGGAAATTTTAACGATgtccagaaaaaaacacacttgtccCAAGTAgcttcaaaaataatttaattaataaaggttttgtttcactcggggtccatttcaagaaatgaaatgacctttgcggtccacacattttatgaAAAGAAATTTATCAAAGTAcataggtaattacggaaattacaaacatatttatttaagtacgtATATTAATCAGAAAAGTGaccatttttgtagctaatcTTTCTGAAGTCTGGAGTAAAATATTGGTtcaagctattgacattaaaagGTTGGTCCGCATACAAGGGGTCGGCGGTCCGGTCACGGACCGGATTCTGCCATTTGGTGACCTCtgctctacagtctacaatctacatgtttGTGACTGTCGATCATAAGCCAACATAGAAATGCcatattaaaaagtatttaaagttCTTGACGGTCTTAAgattattatgtacatttatttctaatgaatatataatataatgatttgCATACTTCGA encodes:
- the LOC121738597 gene encoding putative inositol monophosphatase 3 — protein: MNFGGTLRINKFACFTLGFIMFLIIYWRSGGSSFPSDKSDLVNIKSLLKAAIYVAEQGGHKVVGNTENLNVQSKGKTEEGANNPVTDADYASHCVMYYSLKNTFPKINIISEEHTTDSTCTQQKPIDVDALQTDDGTIDYLNDEHVYAKDVTIWIDPLDATQEYTEKLYKYVTTMVCVAINSVPIVGVIHYPFTPRTYWGWATKATSNNIPKAVQHRVDNKDHPRVVISRSHAGKVSDIAKEAFGPKTNVSQAAGAGYKVMSVINGEFDVYFHSTAIKKWDLCAGNAIINAVDGKMTTAKGESINYSPGTNVKVSDGLLVARYDHDYYLSKMPKMLSSVPK